The Suncus etruscus isolate mSunEtr1 chromosome 14, mSunEtr1.pri.cur, whole genome shotgun sequence genome contains a region encoding:
- the NQO1 gene encoding NAD(P)H dehydrogenase [quinone] 1, with protein sequence MAGKRALVVLAHSEKTSFNYAMKEAAVEALKGKGWEVAESDLYAMNFNPLISKNDMTGKLKDPENFQYPVESVLAYKEGRLSPDIVAEQKKLEAADLVIFQFPLQWFGVPAILKGWFERVLVAEFAYTYAAMYDKGPFRNKKTLLSITTGGSGSMYSLQGVHGDMNVILWPIQSGILHFCGFQVLAPQLTYSIGHTPADARIQILEGWKKRLETIWDENALYFAPSNLFELNFQAGFLMKKDVQEEQKNKKIGLSVGHHLGKSIPTDNQIKAIK encoded by the exons GAAAGAGGGCACTAGTGGTCCTGGCCCATTCTGAGAAGACATCCTTCAACTATGCCATGAAGGAGGCGGCTGTGGAGGCTCTGAAGGGGAAGGGCTGGGAGGTGGCTGAATCGGACCTCTATGCTATGAACTTCAACCCCCTCATCTCCAAGAACGACATGACAG GTAAACTGAAGGACCCTGAGAACTTCCAGTACCCAGTTGAGTCTGTCCTGGCATATAAAGAAGGTAGATTGAGCCCAGATATTGTGGCtgagcagaagaaactggaagcaGCAGACCTTGTGATTTTCCAG TTCCCACTGCAGTGGTTCGGAGTCCCCGCCATCCTAAAGGGCTGGTTCGAACGCGTGCTGGTTGCAGAGTTTGCTTACACCTATGCCGCCATGTATGACAAGGGCCCTTTCCGG AATAAGAAGACGCTGCTTTCCATCACCACAGGTGGCAGCGGCTCCATGTACTCTCTCCAGGGTGTCCATGGGGACATGAATGTTATTCTCTGGCCTATTCAG AGTGGCATTCTGCATTTCTGCGGCTTCCAAGTCTTAGCACCGCAGCTGACATACAGCATTGGCcacacacctgctgatgctcgaATTCAGATCCTGGAAGGGTGGAAGAAGCGCCTGGAGACTATTTGGGATGAGAATGCACTCTATTTTGCTCCAAGCAACCTCTTTGAGCTAAACTTCCAGGCAGGATTCTTAATGAAAAAGGATGTCCAGGAAGagcagaaaaacaagaaaattggcCTTTCTGTGGGTCATCACTTGGGCAAATCCATCCCAACTGATAACCAGATCAAAGCCATCAAATAA